From a region of the Synechococcus sp. PCC 7502 genome:
- a CDS encoding dihydroorotase yields the protein MNLLIKQSQILLPDGSFLLGDILLQQGKIAAISEQIDPVDTSNTEIINGVGLVLLPGVIDPQVHFREPGLEYKEDLHTASCACAKGGVTSFLEMPNTRPLTTTQAALDDKLRRAASKCVVNYGFFIGATGEVLPDLLTANPTCGIKVFMGSMHGALLIDQEEILDRIFAQGRRLIAVHAEDQARIAQRRQEFAGSTDPAIHSIIQDNQAALNATQLALKLSKKYQRRLHILHMSTAEEAELLRQDKPQWVTAEVTPQHLLMNIDAYSKIGSLAQMNPPLRSPHDQEVLWQALRDGVIDFIATDHAPHTLAEKGQAENTQVPTASEKSSANTIFLEPATIPSGMPGVETSLALMLTQAMAGRCTVAQVSRWMSSNVAKAYGIPNKGEIRVGWDADLVLVDLKEYQPVIRQNLLTKCGWSPFEGWNLTGWANTTIVGGNVVYANGKVNEEVRGSALKFT from the coding sequence GTGAATCTACTAATTAAACAAAGCCAGATCTTACTCCCCGATGGTAGTTTCCTATTAGGGGACATCTTGTTGCAACAGGGGAAAATCGCGGCTATTAGTGAACAGATTGATCCCGTCGATACCAGTAATACCGAAATTATCAACGGTGTAGGCTTAGTACTCCTGCCCGGCGTTATTGATCCACAGGTGCATTTTCGGGAACCAGGTTTAGAATATAAAGAAGACCTGCATACAGCCAGTTGTGCCTGTGCCAAGGGAGGTGTTACCAGCTTTTTAGAAATGCCAAATACCCGCCCCTTAACCACCACCCAAGCAGCATTAGATGACAAACTCAGACGTGCTGCTAGTAAATGTGTTGTTAACTATGGTTTTTTTATTGGAGCCACTGGTGAAGTTCTGCCCGATCTACTTACAGCAAATCCTACCTGTGGGATCAAGGTATTTATGGGATCAATGCACGGTGCTTTACTAATTGATCAAGAAGAAATTTTAGATAGGATTTTTGCCCAAGGAAGGCGATTAATTGCCGTCCATGCTGAAGATCAAGCGCGTATCGCTCAACGTCGCCAAGAGTTTGCAGGTAGCACTGACCCAGCGATTCATTCTATTATTCAAGACAATCAGGCAGCGTTAAATGCTACGCAATTAGCGTTAAAGCTATCTAAAAAATACCAAAGGCGTTTGCATATCTTGCACATGTCCACAGCCGAGGAAGCAGAACTATTAAGACAAGACAAGCCGCAATGGGTAACGGCAGAGGTTACCCCCCAGCACTTGCTGATGAATATAGATGCCTATTCTAAAATTGGGTCTTTGGCTCAAATGAATCCCCCCTTGCGATCGCCCCACGATCAAGAAGTCCTTTGGCAAGCCTTACGAGATGGAGTAATTGATTTTATTGCCACCGATCATGCCCCGCATACATTAGCAGAAAAAGGACAAGCAGAAAATACCCAAGTCCCCACAGCATCAGAAAAATCCAGTGCCAATACCATTTTCCTAGAACCTGCAACTATCCCTTCAGGCATGCCGGGGGTTGAAACTTCACTGGCACTCATGCTTACACAGGCGATGGCAGGTAGATGTACTGTGGCTCAGGTTAGTCGATGGATGAGTAGTAATGTAGCAAAGGCATACGGTATCCCTAATAAAGGCGAAATTCGGGTGGGATGGGATGCTGACTTGGTATTAGTTGATCTAAAGGAATATCAACCTGTGATTCGCCAAAACCTATTAACTAAATGTGGTTGGAGTCCCTTTGAAGGCTGGAATTTAACGGGATGGGCAAACACAACGATTGTTGGCGGTAATGTGGTTTATGCCAATGGCAAGGTGAATGAGGAAGTACGAGGATCAGCCTTAAAATTTACTTAG